In Streptococcus uberis, a single window of DNA contains:
- the celB gene encoding PTS cellobiose transporter subunit IIC, whose product MTKFMDMLSEKILPVATVLGNNKYLLVLRDAFMLSFPLTMFGSLIVVFNNLPFWPDSLKATFANLFGNGQSATMSIMTIFVTLGIGYYMAKSEELEEGIYSAVVALSSFLILTPFFFDVLGADGKVAAQANGALSLDRLGAKGMFLGIIAAFIAAKLFAYLTKRGFTIKMPESVPPAVSKSFSALIPALGTLMVFLIVNALMVSLFHTNLHDVIYNLIQKPLTGLGTSLPATIVALFFVQFLWFFGLHGQVIVNSVFEPFWQTNMLDNAELTKQGAAALAEHGHIVTKSFMDTFTVGLGGSGSTLIVVLMMAFIMKSKQYKEVGRFALGPGIFNVNEPVIFGLPIVMNASIFIPWLLAPIVSVIVAYLGFASGLVPLTTGAQVPWTMPIFISGFLATNSIMGSLLQLVQVIVIGLIWFPFLKMVDKADKI is encoded by the coding sequence ATGACTAAATTTATGGATATGCTAAGTGAAAAGATATTACCGGTAGCGACAGTTTTAGGGAACAATAAATATTTATTAGTTCTTCGTGATGCTTTTATGTTATCTTTCCCACTAACAATGTTTGGATCATTGATCGTCGTTTTCAATAATCTACCTTTCTGGCCGGATAGCTTAAAAGCTACATTTGCCAACCTCTTTGGTAATGGTCAAAGTGCAACCATGTCAATCATGACCATCTTCGTAACCCTTGGTATTGGTTACTACATGGCCAAATCAGAAGAACTTGAAGAAGGGATTTACTCAGCAGTCGTTGCCTTGTCTTCATTCTTAATTTTGACACCATTTTTCTTTGACGTCTTAGGTGCCGATGGCAAAGTGGCCGCTCAAGCCAACGGAGCACTTAGCTTAGATCGTTTAGGGGCTAAAGGAATGTTCCTAGGCATCATCGCAGCCTTTATTGCAGCTAAACTTTTTGCTTATTTAACAAAACGTGGATTTACGATTAAAATGCCTGAAAGTGTGCCACCAGCAGTTTCAAAATCATTCTCAGCCTTAATTCCAGCACTTGGAACCTTAATGGTTTTCTTGATTGTGAATGCTCTTATGGTCTCACTTTTCCATACAAACCTTCATGATGTTATCTACAATCTTATTCAAAAACCATTGACTGGTTTAGGAACAAGTTTACCAGCAACCATCGTTGCCCTCTTCTTTGTTCAATTCTTATGGTTCTTTGGTCTTCATGGACAAGTTATTGTTAACTCAGTATTTGAACCATTCTGGCAAACTAACATGTTAGACAACGCCGAATTGACAAAACAAGGTGCAGCAGCTTTAGCAGAACATGGTCATATCGTTACCAAATCATTTATGGATACCTTTACCGTTGGTTTAGGTGGTTCAGGGTCAACCTTAATTGTTGTTTTAATGATGGCTTTCATCATGAAGAGCAAACAATATAAAGAAGTTGGACGTTTTGCCCTAGGACCTGGTATCTTCAACGTAAACGAACCAGTTATTTTTGGTCTTCCAATCGTTATGAATGCAAGTATCTTCATCCCTTGGTTATTAGCGCCAATCGTTTCTGTTATCGTGGCTTACCTTGGTTTCGCCAGTGGTTTGGTACCATTAACAACTGGTGCACAAGTTCCTTGGACAATGCCTATATTCATTTCTGGCTTCCTTGCAACCAACTCAATTATGGGGTCATTATTGCAATTAGTTCAAGTTATCGTTATCGGATTAATCTGGTTCCCATTCCTTAAAATGGTTGATAAAGCAGATAAAATTTAA
- a CDS encoding sucrose-specific PTS transporter subunit IIBC translates to MDNNQIAKEVIEALGGRDNVKSVAHCATRLRVMVLDESKIDKEKAENIEKVKGAFFNSGQYQMIFGTGTVNKIYDEVVALGLPTSSKDDMKAEAAKQGNWFQRAVRTFGDVFVPIIPAIVATGLFMGLRGLLGALGITLPNDLNVYSQILTDTAFIALPALVVWSTFRVFGGNPVIGIVLGFMLISGSLPNAWAVASGGDIKPTIFFGFIPVVGLQGSVLPAFIIGIIGAKFEKFVRKYVPEVLDLLVTPFVTLFVMSILGLFVIGPVFHVVENYILVGTKAVLDLPFGLPGFLIGGVHQIIVVSGVHHIFNLLESQLIAHDGSNPFNAIITAAMTAQGAATVAVGVKTKNKKLKALAFPAALSAFLGITEPAIFGVNLRYRKPFFLSLIAGAIGGATASLLPLAATGFGITIIPGTLLYLNGQLLPYLIMVAVSFAAGFTLTYLFGFEDEKEGTSVKKSEPMPVAVSENKGEEVLYAPLDGQVITLEEVNDPVFASGAMGQGFAVIPSGNAVYSPVDGQVEVAFETGHAFAIRSNEGAELLIHIGIDTVSMAGTGFKSKVTAGQHVKKGDLLGEFESTKIKEAGLEDTTMVILTNASDYQSIRIQAEGNLFVGQDIMTLHR, encoded by the coding sequence ATGGATAATAATCAAATTGCAAAAGAAGTTATCGAAGCACTAGGTGGCAGAGACAATGTAAAAAGTGTTGCCCACTGTGCGACCCGTCTGCGTGTAATGGTCCTTGATGAGTCAAAGATTGATAAGGAAAAAGCTGAAAACATTGAAAAAGTAAAAGGCGCTTTCTTTAATTCTGGTCAATATCAGATGATTTTTGGAACAGGTACTGTTAATAAAATCTATGATGAAGTGGTTGCTCTTGGCTTACCAACCTCTTCAAAAGATGACATGAAGGCCGAAGCTGCAAAACAAGGAAATTGGTTCCAACGTGCCGTTCGTACATTTGGTGATGTCTTTGTACCAATCATTCCAGCTATTGTAGCAACTGGTTTGTTTATGGGACTTCGAGGATTACTTGGAGCACTTGGTATTACGTTACCAAATGATTTAAATGTTTATTCTCAAATTTTAACAGACACTGCCTTTATTGCACTTCCAGCTTTAGTCGTTTGGTCTACTTTCCGCGTTTTCGGTGGTAATCCTGTTATCGGTATTGTCCTTGGATTTATGCTCATTTCTGGGTCATTGCCAAATGCTTGGGCAGTTGCTTCTGGAGGCGATATTAAACCGACAATCTTCTTTGGTTTTATCCCGGTAGTAGGTCTTCAAGGATCAGTATTACCAGCATTTATTATTGGTATCATCGGGGCTAAATTTGAAAAATTTGTCCGGAAGTATGTTCCTGAAGTCTTGGATTTATTAGTAACACCATTTGTTACCTTATTTGTAATGTCCATTCTAGGATTATTTGTGATTGGTCCAGTATTCCACGTGGTTGAAAACTATATTCTCGTTGGAACAAAAGCCGTTCTTGATCTTCCATTTGGTCTTCCTGGTTTCTTAATTGGTGGTGTTCACCAAATCATTGTTGTTTCAGGGGTCCACCATATCTTCAACTTGCTTGAATCACAATTAATTGCTCATGATGGTTCAAATCCTTTTAATGCTATTATTACAGCCGCTATGACAGCACAAGGTGCAGCAACAGTTGCAGTGGGTGTGAAGACTAAGAATAAAAAACTGAAAGCTCTTGCTTTTCCAGCAGCCCTTTCCGCTTTCTTAGGAATTACTGAGCCAGCTATTTTCGGTGTGAATTTACGTTACCGTAAACCTTTCTTTTTATCACTTATTGCGGGTGCCATTGGTGGTGCGACAGCATCGTTGCTTCCTTTAGCGGCAACTGGTTTTGGGATCACCATTATTCCTGGAACCCTACTCTACCTTAATGGTCAATTACTTCCATACCTTATCATGGTAGCTGTATCATTTGCTGCCGGATTTACCTTAACCTATCTCTTTGGTTTTGAGGACGAGAAAGAAGGTACTTCTGTAAAAAAGTCTGAACCTATGCCAGTCGCTGTCAGTGAAAATAAAGGAGAAGAAGTTCTTTATGCACCACTTGACGGACAAGTGATTACCCTTGAAGAAGTTAATGATCCGGTTTTTGCCTCTGGTGCCATGGGTCAAGGTTTTGCCGTAATCCCAAGTGGTAATGCGGTATATTCTCCTGTAGATGGACAAGTAGAAGTTGCTTTCGAAACAGGACATGCTTTTGCTATCAGATCTAATGAAGGGGCTGAACTTTTAATTCATATCGGCATTGATACAGTTTCAATGGCTGGAACTGGCTTTAAATCAAAGGTTACAGCAGGTCAACATGTTAAAAAAGGCGATTTGTTAGGAGAATTTGAATCAACTAAAATTAAAGAAGCTGGTTTAGAAGATACCACCATGGTTATTCTAACCAATGCTTCGGACTATCAATCAATTAGGATTCAAGCTGAAGGAAATCTTTTTGTTGGTCAAGACATTATGACACTTCATCGCTAG
- the scrK gene encoding fructokinase ScrK yields the protein MTRLYGSLEAGGTKFVCAVGNTDFDIVDKVQFPTTTPEETIAKTIAYFKSFGDDLAAIAIGSFGPIDMDKSSATYGYITTTPKPYWANCDIVGPISKELGLPIYFTTDVNSSAFGEKLLRPGVDSLVYYTIGTGIGAGAIQQNQFIGGLGHTEAGHTYVMPHSSDVDSGFLGVCPFHKGCLEGMAAGPSLEARSGTRGELIPIDSDIWDVQAYYIAQAALQATMLYRPEVIVFGGGVMAQEHMVKRVHEKFTDLLNGYLPVPDLNHYIVTPAVADNASATIGNFALAKAVAEN from the coding sequence ATGACAAGATTATATGGAAGTTTAGAAGCGGGCGGCACTAAGTTTGTCTGTGCAGTGGGTAATACAGATTTTGATATTGTCGATAAGGTTCAATTTCCCACCACGACACCAGAAGAGACAATAGCAAAAACGATAGCTTATTTCAAATCTTTCGGTGATGATTTAGCAGCTATTGCAATTGGATCATTTGGTCCGATTGATATGGATAAATCATCTGCAACCTACGGCTATATTACGACAACTCCAAAACCTTATTGGGCTAATTGTGATATCGTTGGTCCTATTTCTAAAGAACTAGGCTTGCCTATATACTTTACCACAGATGTGAATAGTTCAGCTTTTGGCGAGAAATTGTTACGACCTGGCGTTGATAGCCTCGTTTATTACACCATTGGAACGGGCATCGGAGCGGGTGCTATTCAACAAAACCAATTTATTGGAGGTCTAGGGCATACAGAAGCAGGACATACCTATGTTATGCCACATTCAAGTGATGTGGATTCAGGTTTTTTAGGGGTTTGTCCTTTCCATAAGGGATGCCTTGAGGGAATGGCAGCGGGACCAAGCTTGGAGGCTAGAAGCGGAACTCGGGGAGAATTGATTCCGATTGATTCTGACATTTGGGATGTTCAAGCTTACTATATTGCTCAAGCAGCCTTGCAGGCTACCATGTTGTATCGCCCAGAAGTTATCGTTTTTGGCGGTGGCGTTATGGCTCAAGAACATATGGTCAAACGGGTTCATGAGAAGTTCACCGATTTGTTAAATGGCTATCTTCCAGTACCAGATTTGAACCACTATATTGTTACCCCTGCAGTAGCAGACAATGCTTCAGCTACCATCGGTAATTTTGCCTTAGCGAAAGCTGTCGCTGAAAATTAA
- a CDS encoding MurR/RpiR family transcriptional regulator yields MDFKERISVNFTNLTKTDKKIYNCLLEHPDYLINHNVQDAAQLIETSPAALVRLAKKIGYKGLPDLKIGLEESSQKKQKEPKGQSKKIMSKVLNNYRDNIALLESQLDEGQLHRIAKKLASSDLIKVLGIGSSGLSAEQLVYSLLYQDKYTESITSKTKMYYLSRTLTKEHVLLFYTVTGNKDFEELFEAAKAVGCQVIIVTMVDSPYIRQYATELVILPSNVMQLRNPSGDFYQLDNRSLFLILSEILAAYVNQNLK; encoded by the coding sequence ATGGATTTTAAAGAACGGATATCAGTAAATTTCACCAACCTAACCAAGACTGACAAAAAGATTTACAATTGTTTATTAGAACATCCAGATTATCTCATTAATCATAATGTTCAAGATGCCGCCCAATTGATTGAAACCTCACCGGCAGCCTTAGTTCGCTTAGCAAAAAAGATTGGTTACAAGGGATTGCCGGATTTAAAAATTGGATTAGAAGAATCTTCGCAAAAAAAACAGAAGGAACCTAAAGGACAAAGTAAGAAAATAATGTCTAAGGTTCTAAATAATTATCGAGATAACATTGCCTTATTAGAAAGCCAATTAGACGAAGGACAATTACATCGCATTGCTAAAAAATTAGCCTCATCTGACCTCATTAAGGTTTTAGGTATCGGGAGTTCTGGTCTAAGTGCTGAACAATTGGTCTATTCTCTACTCTATCAGGACAAATATACGGAAAGCATTACCAGTAAAACCAAAATGTATTACCTGTCTAGAACCCTGACAAAAGAACATGTCCTCCTTTTTTACACTGTAACAGGTAACAAGGATTTTGAAGAATTATTTGAAGCGGCTAAGGCCGTCGGCTGTCAGGTCATCATCGTTACAATGGTCGATAGTCCCTACATCAGACAGTATGCAACAGAATTAGTTATTCTACCCTCCAATGTTATGCAATTACGCAATCCCTCTGGAGATTTTTATCAATTGGATAACCGTTCCCTCTTCCTGATTTTGTCAGAAATTCTAGCAGCCTATGTCAATCAAAATTTAAAATAA